The proteins below are encoded in one region of Carassius auratus strain Wakin unplaced genomic scaffold, ASM336829v1 scaf_tig00215912, whole genome shotgun sequence:
- the LOC113096390 gene encoding protein atonal homolog 1-like, with translation MDGMNVDGVSTDSRDVVELDVQHPSLGRGEQREYPPALALMASSDPRAWLAPVQAGTCAAHAEYLLHSPGSSAEGVSSPSNFRKSSKNPVKVRELCRLKGAVGADEGRQRAPSGKATNGVQKQRRMAANARERRRMHGLNHAFDELRSVIPALDNDKKLSKYETLQMAQIYINALSDLLQGPGAKADPPNCDLLPANGFEEDHSPRGSASVCRRSTGAGFPYQYEDGTFSSFIEQDLQSPSGTSKSGSEASKDSPRSNRSDGEFSPHSHFSDSDETHLEMQSEDELSELKLPKHRAF, from the coding sequence atggatGGAATGAACGTGGACGGCGTAAGCACGGATTCAAGGGATGTGGTTGAACTCGACGTCCAGCATCCGAGCTTGGGGCGGGGGGAGCAGCGCGAGTACCCACCAGCTTTGGCACTCATGGCCAGCAGTGACCCACGCGCCTGGCTGGCTCCCGTGCAGGCTGGCACCTGCGCGGCACACGCCGAATACCTGCTGCACTCGCCCGGCTCGAGCGCAGAAGGCGTGTCCTCTCCCTCCAACTTCAGGAAGAGCAGCAAGAATCCTGTCAAAGTACGCGAGCTCTGCCGGCTTAAAGGAGCTGTGGGTGCCGATGAGGGCAGACAGCGTGCCCCATCCGGCAAAGCGACCAACGGCGTGCAGAAACAGAGGCGAATGGCTGCCAATGCCCGGGAAAGGCGAAGGATGCACGGATTGAACCACGCGTTCGACGAGCTGCGCAGTGTCATCCCAGCCTTAGACAATGACAAGAAGCTCTCCAAATACGAAACCCTACAGATGGCCCAGATCTACATCAATGCTCTCTCCGACTTGCTTCAGGGTCCCGGTGCTAAAGCCGACCCGCCAAACTGCGACTTGCTGCCTGCCAACGGGTTCGAGGAGGACCACTCTCCCAGAGGATCGGCGAGCGTCTGCCGTAGAAGCACGGGCGCAGGTTTCCCGTACCAGTACGAGGACGGAACATTCTCCTCTTTCATTGAGCAAGACCTCCAGTCACCCTCTGGAACGAGCAAGTCAGGTTCGGAGGCCAGTAAGGACTCGCCTCGGTCGAACCGGAGCGACGGAGAGTTTTCCCCTCACTCGCACTTCAGTGACTCGGACGAAACGCACTTGGAGATGCAGAGCGAAGACGAGCTCTCGGAACTGAAACTGCCCAAGCACCGCGCTTTTTAG